The following proteins come from a genomic window of Oncorhynchus clarkii lewisi isolate Uvic-CL-2024 chromosome 23, UVic_Ocla_1.0, whole genome shotgun sequence:
- the LOC139381495 gene encoding kelch-like protein 31 — protein sequence MAPKKNKTAKKNKGDINEITIMVEDSPINNINGLNTLLEGGNGFSCISSEVTDPVYAPNLLEGLSTMRQDSFLCDLTVSTKSKSFDVHKVVMASCSEYIQNILKSDSALTKIDLNDLSPTGLATAITYAYSGKLTLSLYSIGSTIAAAMLLQINTLVKMCSDFLMQELSAENCMYVANIADTYNLKETKQATQKFMRENFIEFSEMEQFLKLTYEQINDFLSDDSLQLPSEITAFQIAMKWLDFNEKRLKYAPDLLTNIRFGTISAMDLVNHVQSVPRMMQDPECHRLLVDAMNYHLLPYQQNILQSRRTKVRGGIRVMLTVGGRPALTEKSLSKEVLYRDDDDVWNRLTEMPAKSFNQCVAVLDCFLYVAGGEDQNDARNQAKHAVSNFCRYDPRFNTWIHLTNMIQKRTHFSLNTFNGLLFAIGGRNSDGCQASMECYVPSSNQWQMKAPMEIPRCCHASSVIDGKILVSGGYINNAYSRAVCSYDPSTDVWQDKNSLSSPRGWHSAATVGERAYVIGGSQLGGRGERVDVLAVECFNPHNGQWSYSAPLNTGVSTAGIVSMNNKIYLLGGWNEIEKKYKKCIQVYNPDLNEWTEDDELPEATVGISCCVVTIPTRKTRESRSSSVLSAPVSI from the exons ATGGCTCCCAAAAAGAACAAGACTGCCAAAAAAAACAAAGGGGATATCAATGAAATAACCATAATGGTCGAGGATAGCCCGATCAATAATATCAATGGGCTGAATACCTTGTTGGAGGGAGGAAACGGCTTCAGCTGCATCTCAAGTGAAGTCACTGACCCTGTTTATGCTCCTAATCTCTTGGAGGGTCTTAGTACCATGAGGCAGGACAGTTTCCTCTGTGACCTGACCGTCTCCACCAAGTCAAAGTCCTTCGATGTCCACAAAGTTGTCATGGCCTCCTGCAGTGAGTACATTCAGAATATCTTAAAGAGCGATTCCGCCCTCACAAAGATCGACCTGAACGACCTTTCACCCACAGGCCTGGCCACAGCCATCACATACGCCTACTCAGGGAAACTAACCCTGTCGTTGTACAGCATTGGCAGCACCATCGCAGCAGCCATGTTGTTGCAGATCAACACCCTGGTGAAGATGTGCAGCGACTTCCTCATGCAGGAGCTCAGTGCGGAGAACTGCATGTATGTGGCCAACATCGCCGACACCTACAACCTCAAAGAAACAAAGCAGGCCACCCAGAAGTTCATGAGGGAGAACTTTATAGAGTTCTCTGAGATGGAGCAGTTCCTGAAGCTCACTTACGAGCAGATCAACGACTTCCTCAGTGATGATTCCCTGCAGTTGCCCTCTGAGATTACAGCCTTTCAGATAGCCATGAAGTGGTTGGACTTCAACGAGAAGAGGCTGAAATACGCCCCAGATCTTCTGACCAACATCCGCTTCGGGACCATCTCAGCCATGGACCTGGTCAACCATGTCCAGAGTGTGCCCAGAATGATGCAGGACCCCGAGTGCCATCGTCTCCTAGTGGACGCCATGAATTACCACCTGTTGCCCTACCAGCAGAACATTCTGCAGTCCCGCAGAACAAAGGTACGTGGTGGCATCCGGGTCATGCTGACAGTGGGTGGACGACCGGCCTTGACGGAAAAGTCTCTCAGCAAAGAGGTCCTCTACAGGGATGATGACGATGTATGGAATAGGCTCACAGAGATGCCAGCCAAGAGCTTCAATCAGTGTGTGGCAGTCCTGGATTGCTTCCTTTATGTTGCTGGTGGTGAAGACCAGAATGATGCCAGGAACCAGGCTAAACATGCTGTCAGCAACTTCTGCAG GTATGATCCTCGATTCAACACCTGGATTCATTTGACCAACATGATCCAGAAGCGCACCCACTTCAGTCTCAACACCTTCAATGGCCTCTTGTTCGCTATTGGTGGTCGTAACTCTGATGGATGCCAGGCTTCAATGGAGTGCTACGTGCCCTCCTCCAACCAATGGCAGATGAAAGCCCCCATGGAAATCCCCCGGTGCTGCCACGCCAGCTCCGTCATTGATGGCAAAATCCTTGTTAGCGGTGGTTACATCAACAATGCGTACTCCAGGGCTGTGTGCAGCTATGATCCTTCCACTGATGTGTGGCAGGATAAGAACAGTTTGAGCTCCCCTAGAGGCTGGCATTCCGCTGCTACAGTCGGAGAACGGGCTTACGTGATTGGTGGCAGCCAGCTGGGTGGCCGTGGAGAGAGGGTGGATGTCTTAGCTGTTGAGTGTTTCAACCCTCACAATGGGCAGTGGAGCTACTCTGCCCCCCTGAACACAGGAGTGAGCACTGCTGGTATCGTCAGCATGAATAATAAGATCTATCTTCTTGGAGGCTGGAACGAGATTGAGAAGAAGTACAAGAAATGCATCCAGGTGTATAACCCTGACCTCAATGAATGGACTGAGGACGATGAGTTGCCAGAGGCTACAGTTGGCATCTCATGCTGTGTCGTTACCATACCCACACGCAAAACACGAGAGTCCAGGTCCAGCTCAGTTTTATCTGCTCCAGTCAGCATATAG